One segment of Brassica napus cultivar Da-Ae chromosome C3, Da-Ae, whole genome shotgun sequence DNA contains the following:
- the LOC106427760 gene encoding protein RETICULATA, chloroplastic, whose translation MSGCAMNFQLSSVVKCRNDISSLRICNRDFVFGDLVKEMKVADLRIKGTQRSRLLVVNMSQSPIERQSVVEVESDVNLGKGDNVRNLGTDETEKFESDGNVGDGFNGGDGNGGFNNGGGGGDGEEDYEEKEFGPVLKFEEVMRETEARGATLPSDMLEAAKTFGIRNLLLLRYLDLQSSPGVLGFAIRSWSMLRNRMLADPSFLFKIGTEIVIDSCCATVAEVQKRGKDFWAEFELYVADLLVGVVVNVALVGMLAPFVRFGQPSASTGSLGRMLNAYNALPSSVFEAERPGCSFSAQQRLATYFYKGIMYGAVGFGCGIVGQGIANLIMTAKRSINKSEEDIPVPPLVKSAALWGVFLSVSSNTRYQIINGLERVVEASPFAKKVPPAALAFTVGVRFANNIYGGMQFVDWARLSGCQ comes from the exons ATGTCAGGATGTGCAATGAATTTTCAGCTCTCCAGTGTTGTTAAATGTCGTAATGACATCTCCTCGTTGAGGATTTGTAATCGAGACTTTGTGTTTGGAGACTTGGTTAAGGAAATGAAAGTAGCTGATTTGCGGATTAAGGGTACGCAAAGATCGAGGCTTTTGGTGGTTAACATGTCTCAGTCTCCCATTGAGCGGCAATCTGTAGTAGAAGTAGAAAGTGATGTCAACTTAGGGAAAGGCGACAATGTAAGAAACTTGGGAACTGATGAAACGGAGAAGTTTGAAAGTGATGGTAATGTTGGAGATGGGTTTAACGGTGGTGATGGTAATGGTGGGTTTAATAacggtggaggaggaggtgatGGCGAAGAAGACTACGAGGAAAAGGAGTTTGGACccgttttgaaatttgaagaGGTTATGAGAGAGACGGAAGCTAGAGGAGCCACGCTTCCATCTGATATGTTGGAGGCTGCTAAGACCTTTGGCATCCGCAATTTGCTTCTACTTAGGTACTTGGATTTGCAG AGCTCACCTGGGGTGCTTGGGTTTGCTATAAGATCATGGTCTATGCTTCGAAACAGAATGTTGGCTGATCCATCTTTCCTCTTCAAAATAGGGACCGAG ATAGTCATTGACTCTTGTTGTGCCACTGTTGCTGAAGTTCAAAAGAGAGGGAAAGACTTCTGGGCAGAGTTTGAGTTGTATGTTGCTGATCTTCTTGTTGGAGTTGTGGTTAACGTCGCTCTTGTCGGTATGTTGGCCCCTTTTGTCCGTTTTGGTCAACCATCAGCATCTACTGGCTCCTTAGGACGCATGCTTAATGCCTATAATGCGCTTCCAAGCAG CGTGTTTGAAGCTGAAAGACCAGGGTGTAGCTTTTCAGCTCAACAGAGACTCGCTACATACTTCTACAAG GGAATAATGTATGGTGCGGTTGGATTTGGATGCGGCATTGTAGGCCAAGGCATTGCTAATCTGATCATGACTGCTAAACG AAGCATAAACAAATCAGAAGAAGACATTCCAGTACCACCACTCGTCAAGAGTGCAGCTCTCTGGG GTGTGTTCCTTAGTGTTTCATCGAACACACGTTATCAGATCATCAATGGTCTAGAGAGAGTGGTTGAAGCATCTCCTTTCGCCAAGAAAGTGCCTCCTGCGGCTTTGGCATTTACTGTTGGTGTAAGGTTTGCTAATAACATCTACGGAGGGATGCAGTTTGTGGACTGGGCAAGACTGAGCGGT